One Methylophaga marina DNA window includes the following coding sequences:
- a CDS encoding lipopolysaccharide kinase InaA family protein: MTGLPRKSEAANIPSMVDGRFLLKTIKHTLKGGLLLRKGHIPQAGHVVPENFLGVGVAASDDARVDDYIINHLHELNIKSVRIDLSYGDVTGNAGRLLRKLITEDFDVLLHLVQPFDQAHQMETKDAQDTWHQFLIEVCEHFGSDVSAIEIGTTINRRRWAGYSKPGFFAAWKIAYTELKARGITIAGPNISDFEPFYSFGLLDELGSMSMLPDIHTNNLFTERVSEPERYDHRVLGFKWAKLLKYNLVKKARLMRKAGDENGVSRFVSPAAFWTLPRIERVLVEKEQKQADYLSRYFVLLAASGSLEKAFWGPLLCAREGLIDDGSEQYPKLERITHYASVIGPLESFRARPSFYALKQVITAISSAEYKGALATTKNIEIHAFKKDDSVVHIAWTINGKACDLANLYDESDLQKAEFKNRDGHDLGTSAHFVNESPMFLLWEGVDEVTLSVDHNLTTTSLFAHTGYGQYFPINENGWVGMLAAHDETHAEAIIKELHPDRLPTYTKENTFRKARNIIWRVPGVNDEEVVAKKPLKVAIQKLIVDRFKPSKARRSWNAAAELSRRNISTARAIAYFEKSGDKSMLENVFICEKVDHDFNIRDMFNALREGANSYQGVAEDTIYRALSEFLQQMHARGVFFRDLAGGNILVKKREPDLTFTLIDINRARFYNHPVSMPKRLSDLTRITYKLHPEGRDRFVEIYLSGMRKSKNFTFTYKVPFYLYDFKVSMKRKFGRKAIKRLFKKINEINNPVKAVVIFIFVTALTLSIGFE, from the coding sequence ATGACTGGCTTACCGAGAAAAAGCGAAGCGGCAAACATACCTTCTATGGTGGATGGAAGGTTCTTATTAAAAACAATTAAGCACACTTTAAAAGGCGGTCTTTTGCTTCGCAAAGGTCACATCCCTCAAGCGGGTCATGTCGTGCCTGAAAACTTTCTTGGCGTTGGTGTCGCTGCATCTGATGATGCTCGCGTCGATGATTACATCATCAATCATCTACACGAACTTAATATCAAGTCAGTACGTATTGATCTCAGTTACGGCGATGTGACTGGTAATGCAGGTAGATTACTCAGAAAACTCATCACTGAAGATTTTGATGTGCTTCTTCATCTCGTTCAACCATTTGATCAAGCGCATCAGATGGAGACCAAGGACGCACAGGACACATGGCATCAATTTCTTATTGAAGTCTGTGAGCATTTTGGTTCAGATGTATCAGCAATAGAGATCGGTACGACGATCAACCGTAGAAGATGGGCTGGCTACAGTAAGCCAGGCTTTTTTGCCGCCTGGAAAATCGCTTACACTGAACTCAAAGCAAGAGGTATCACAATAGCCGGACCTAATATTTCTGATTTTGAGCCCTTTTATTCATTTGGACTCCTCGATGAATTAGGTAGCATGTCAATGTTGCCTGACATTCATACTAATAACCTATTTACAGAACGTGTTAGTGAGCCGGAGCGCTATGATCATCGTGTATTGGGCTTCAAGTGGGCAAAATTACTTAAATATAATTTAGTTAAAAAAGCTCGTTTAATGAGAAAGGCGGGAGATGAAAATGGCGTGTCAAGATTTGTGTCACCCGCCGCCTTCTGGACACTACCCAGAATCGAGCGAGTTTTAGTTGAGAAAGAACAAAAACAAGCTGATTATCTGAGTCGATATTTTGTTTTACTGGCTGCATCAGGTTCGCTAGAGAAAGCATTTTGGGGACCTTTACTCTGCGCAAGAGAGGGACTAATTGATGATGGTAGCGAACAATATCCTAAGCTTGAACGTATCACCCATTACGCCAGCGTGATTGGTCCATTAGAAAGCTTCCGTGCTCGTCCATCTTTCTATGCATTAAAACAAGTCATTACCGCTATTTCCAGTGCTGAATACAAAGGCGCACTGGCAACGACAAAAAATATTGAAATACATGCCTTTAAAAAAGACGACTCCGTGGTGCACATCGCATGGACCATTAACGGTAAAGCTTGTGATCTGGCTAACCTTTATGATGAGTCAGACTTGCAAAAAGCTGAGTTTAAAAATCGTGATGGTCATGATTTAGGAACCTCAGCACATTTCGTTAACGAGTCACCGATGTTCCTCCTCTGGGAAGGCGTAGATGAAGTGACACTTTCTGTAGACCACAATTTAACGACAACTTCTCTGTTCGCTCACACTGGTTATGGGCAATACTTCCCCATCAATGAAAATGGCTGGGTTGGCATGCTAGCAGCCCATGATGAAACACATGCAGAGGCCATAATCAAAGAACTTCACCCCGATCGACTTCCCACTTATACAAAAGAAAATACCTTCAGAAAAGCCCGAAATATCATTTGGAGAGTTCCCGGCGTTAATGACGAAGAAGTTGTAGCAAAGAAACCACTTAAGGTAGCAATTCAAAAGCTTATCGTTGATCGTTTCAAACCAAGTAAAGCCCGTAGAAGTTGGAATGCAGCAGCTGAATTATCGCGAAGAAATATATCAACGGCACGAGCTATTGCTTACTTTGAAAAAAGTGGTGACAAAAGCATGTTGGAAAATGTGTTTATTTGTGAAAAAGTTGATCATGATTTCAATATTCGGGACATGTTCAATGCGCTTCGTGAAGGAGCAAACAGTTATCAGGGGGTAGCGGAGGACACAATCTATCGTGCATTGTCAGAATTTCTTCAACAAATGCATGCTCGAGGCGTATTTTTCCGAGATTTAGCTGGCGGCAATATACTCGTTAAGAAAAGAGAGCCTGACTTGACGTTCACATTAATTGATATCAATAGAGCACGCTTCTACAACCACCCAGTTAGCATGCCTAAACGTCTATCAGACTTAACGCGAATTACATACAAGCTGCATCCGGAAGGCAGGGACAGATTTGTGGAGATTTATCTGAGCGGTATGCGAAAAAGTAAAAACTTCACTTTCACCTATAAAGTTCCGTTTTATCTATATGACTTCAAAGTGAGTATGAAACGTAAGTTCGGGCGAAAAGCGATTAAACGCCTATTCAAAAAGATTAATGAGATTAATAACCCTGTCAAAGCTGTTGTCATCTTTATATTTGTAACAGCATTGACACTGAGCATCGGCTTCGAATAG